From the Sulfuriferula nivalis genome, the window GCCAGTACCACCAAGCTCAATACGCCTGGTTCCACCTTGGTTGATATGCCTGATGTGCATGGTTTGACTGATGTGACCGGGTTTGCGTTGTTAGGGCATTTATTGGAAATCTGCCGTGGTTCACATTTAGCAGCGGAGATAGATTTTGCCGCTGTGCCGGTATGGTCTGAGGCATTGGTATTGGCTAAGCAAGGTTATACACCAGGTGCGGCAGCACGTAACTGGAAAAGCTACGGCCATGATGTAACTTTGCCAGCTGACATGGAAGATTGGCAGAAAAATTTATTATGTGATCCACAAACCAGTGGCGGTTTGCTAGTCAGTTGCGCACCTGAAGCGGTAGATGCTGTATTGCAAGTATTCCATGCACAAGGCTTTGCTGACGTGAGTGTGATCGGCAGTTTGCAAGCGGGTGTAGCCAAGGTCACAGTACGTTAGTGTGATGAAGAAGGACATCGACGAACCTGCAAATGGCGCGGAGGCAACTTATACGCGCTTGCTGCAGCATAACCCTAAATCATTCTTAAAACTGATACTGATAGGGTTTTCGTTGGTGGTTCTGCCTTTGATTATTGCCTTGATTGATAGTGCAATTACCATTAATCAACTGGCTGAGCAAAGTCGTCAGGCGGTATATCAGGCTACGCAGATTGCCCACAGCAGTCGCGTATTGGCCGATGAAATCACAACAATGGAACGTAGTGTGCGTCAGGCTGTGATTCTGGATGATGCTAGTTTGTTGGAGGCTTATTTTCATGCTCATGATAAATTCGTAAGTGCTGCGCATGATTTGTCGATATTGAATCTAAGTTTTGTACAGAAAGCATCGTTATTAAAGTTGCAGCAGGATGAGCTCACGATTTTTACTCAAGTGAGTAATCGTGCGTTGTCTGCTGGGTTAAAAGACAGGGTGGAGGATTTTTCGCCATTGTTAGATGCAGCACATGCCTTTTCAACAGAAGGCTATGCGTTAATCGAACGTGAGGCAAATGCGCTGCAAGTTAAGGCAAATCGAGCACGCAGGCGAGTTGTGTTGCAATTGCTGGCACTTATCCCGTTCGCGGTCATTCTGGCTTTAGGGTTTTCGGTGGTGATTACGCGTCCTATCCAACAGATAGAACTGGCTATCAGGCGTATGGGGCAGGGTCAGCTGCAACATGAAGTTCGGGTAGAAGGGCCTGAAGATCTTAGAAATCTTGGCGACAGACTAGACTGGATGCGTAGACAGTTATTGGCTGTTGAAACGCAGAAGCTGGAGTTTTTGCAGCATGTGTCACATGAATTAAAAACACCCCTCACCGCGATACGCGAAGGGGCTGATTTGCTCAGCGAAGGTGTGCTTGGCGAATTAAATCCTAAACAGCACCAGGTAGCTGGTATTCTGCATACCAATAGCTTGCAGTTGCAGCGTCGTATCGAAGATTTGCTCAACTATAGTGCGATACAGCAACAACAATCTAATTTGATAAAGTCACCGTTCAGCCTGAAAAATGCAGTAGATGCTGTGTTACAAGATCAGGCTTTGGCTGTGATGAATAAGGCCTTGCAGCTGGCTGTCTCTATTCCTGACTTGCAGATAGCGGGTGATGAAGCCAAGATTAAAACAGTGCTGGATAATATGCTTTCCAACGCGATAAAATTTTCACCACAGTCATCCACTATAACGATCCATGCACAACAAGATGCTGATAATTTGCAGCTGGATGTGATTGACGCTGGTGCGGGGATAGATGAGGTTGACCTTGCCCGGGTATTTGAACCATTTTATCAAGGCCGGCGAGTTGCACAAGGTTATACTAAAGGAACAGGTTTGGGTTTAGCTATCGCCCGCGAATATGCTCAGGCACACGGTGGAAGTTTGGCCGTTATGCCAAGTGAAATGGGTGCGCATTTTCGACTCATTTTGCCTTTAAATTAAAGAAATGGTTAGTAATGTACATACGTAATATTGTGGTTTTAATAGTGACGAGCATCATGCTGGGGGCATGTAATACTCTGCCCGTTGGATCAAATTCATGGTCGCCAGGTTTGCCAGTCAGACAGACAGATAATTTGTTGGCTTACTTTGCTGTAGTGCGTGCTCAGTCTGCGGCTGAATTGGATGTGGAGCACGATAAAGCCATGCAGCAACTTGCGCAATATGGCACGAATCCATATCGTGTGCGACTGGCGTTGTTGTTGATGCTACCCAATAGTCGTTTTCATAGTGACGCAGCAGCAATTGCATTGTTAAATGATGTGCTCAAAGAAACGCATGCTGAGCCGACCCCGATGCAGAATTTTGCAAGTTTTTTGTTGATTAAATTGAACGAACAGCAGCGTGCAGTGGATGAGCAGATGCAACGAGTTCGTAACGAGCAGAAACGAAATGAGGAACTGGCGCAGAAACTCAAAGATGAACAAAAACACAGCGATGATTTGCAAATCAAAGTGGATGCAATTAAAAATATGGAAAAAAATATGATGCATAGAGATAAGCATCTATGAGTACGTTAACACCGAAAGTACTCGTCGTTGATGATGATACGGATTTGTTGGCGTTGCTGTCGATGCGCCTGGAAGCTGCTGGTTATACTGTAGAAACGGCTACAAGTGCAGAAATCGCATTGAGTAAGCTGGATGTATCACGCCCGCAATTAATTATTACCGATATGCGTATGAGTGGCATGGATGGTATGGCATTGTTTGAGCAAATCCACCGTGCTATGCCTACTTTACCCGTGATTATACTGACTGCGCACGGCAGCATACCTGATGCAGTTGCCGCGACACAGCAGGGGGTGTTTGGTTATCTGGCCAAGCCGTTTGACAGTAAAATTCTGTTAACCCAGGTGGCTCAGGCAATTGCCTTATCTCCTCAGATAGAAGCGGATTCCGAGCATGCCAATGCAGCATGGCGCTCAACCATAATTACTCAGAGTGCCGCGATGGAAGATGTGCTTAACAAGGCACATCTGGTCGCCATGGGTGATGCCAGCGTACTGATACATGGAGAAAGCGGTACTGGTAAAGAGTTGTTGGCTCAGGCTATTCATCAGGCCAGTCCACGCCGTCGTCGCCCCTTTGTAGCGATTAACTGTGCAGCGATACCTGAGCAGTTGCTGGAGTCTGAGTTGTTCGGTCATGTTAAGGGTGCATTCACCGGCGCAGTTCGGGATCATAAGGGCTTATTTCAGGCAGCAGAAGGCGGAACGCTGTTGCTGGATGAAATTGGGGATATGCCAGCATTGTTACAGGTTAAGCTTCTGCGGGTGTTGCAGGAACGACAAGTCAGGCCAGTTGGCGCTACTCAGCCTATTCCTGTTGATGTGCGCATTATTTCGGCTACACATAGAGATTTGCATGCGGAAGTTGCTGCCGGTAATTTTCGTGAAGATTTGTACTATCGATTGCATGTCGTAGCGCTGACCATACCTGCATTAGCTCAGCGGCGTGAAGACGTACCTTTATTGGCTAATCATTTTGCCCATACCCTGGCAGATAAATATCATAAAACGATTAATGGCTATGCACCCGAAGCGATGGCGCTGCTGGTTAATGCAGCTTGGCCGGGTAATGTACGTCAGTTGATGAATGTTGTAGAGCAGTGCGTAGTGTTATCTACGACGCCGTTAATTACCACAGCACTCGTACTTGATGCCTTGCATAAGACTGAAGATCAATTAACCTCATTTGAAGATGCGCGTAAACAGTTTGAACGTACTTATCTGGTTTGTGTATTAAAAATTGCCGGAGGTAATGTCACTCAGGCAGCTAAATTAGCGCAGCGTAATCGTACTGAATTTTATAAGTTGCTGCAGCGGCATAATTTAGACCCATCAGTGTTCAAATAATTGATTAATAAGGATTGTCGTTAATTGGCGACAAGGCCTATTCTATTGTTTTCAATGAGTTAGCTGTATTCCTTGACGAGCCGTGGATTATTGGCGACAAATTATACGTTTTTTAATATAAAATAATACATAACATATTGTTTTATAATAATATTATTTAGTGGCATGGATTGTGCTGATATGTTGGTAGCGTAGTGAATTAACTACTTTCAACATAGGAGCATCATCATGACTAAATTTCAGAAAATGATAGCGATCGGTAGCGTGTTAGTGACTGCCGGTGCATCTAACGTATTTGCGGCGGCCGGATCGAATGCTGATAGCATCGCGCAATATGACACCAACCACGATCACAAAATCAGTGTGCAAGAAGCTATGGTTAGAGGGATGCCGATTAAAGCCTTTGAAGCAGCTGACGTCAACCATGATGCTTATCTAAGTGCCTCGGAGTTGAGAGGGGCGCTCGCGGCTCAACATAAAATGCAATTCGCAATAAATGACGATGCTGTTACCCTGAAAGTGAAATCTGCATTATTGCAGAACGCTTTGGTCAGAGACTTGAATGTTCAAGTTATGACTGAAAACGGTGTTGTGAAACTTACTGGGTTTGTAACTCATCATGATGAGTTTGCTACTGCACAAATCATGACCGCAGGCCAAATTGCGGCCAATGTTGTCGGTGTTGAGCGTGTTATTAATAATCTGGAAATAACAGGTTAAATATGGCATGGATGATTATCTAGCTATGTATACGCCTACACGTTTGTTATATCCCATTCTGGTGTTGGCCGGTATTCTGGTCACTGTGTTGAGTTTATATAGCATATCGACATCAGCTGGTGAGCTGATATCTAGCCATGTTAACGAAACACTCATGGATAAGCCTGTTCAGTCACAGTCATATACTGGACAGGATATACCGTATGGTGAGGCAAGCAATGAACAACGTAAGAAAATGCTGGCT encodes:
- a CDS encoding HAMP domain-containing sensor histidine kinase translates to MKKDIDEPANGAEATYTRLLQHNPKSFLKLILIGFSLVVLPLIIALIDSAITINQLAEQSRQAVYQATQIAHSSRVLADEITTMERSVRQAVILDDASLLEAYFHAHDKFVSAAHDLSILNLSFVQKASLLKLQQDELTIFTQVSNRALSAGLKDRVEDFSPLLDAAHAFSTEGYALIEREANALQVKANRARRRVVLQLLALIPFAVILALGFSVVITRPIQQIELAIRRMGQGQLQHEVRVEGPEDLRNLGDRLDWMRRQLLAVETQKLEFLQHVSHELKTPLTAIREGADLLSEGVLGELNPKQHQVAGILHTNSLQLQRRIEDLLNYSAIQQQQSNLIKSPFSLKNAVDAVLQDQALAVMNKALQLAVSIPDLQIAGDEAKIKTVLDNMLSNAIKFSPQSSTITIHAQQDADNLQLDVIDAGAGIDEVDLARVFEPFYQGRRVAQGYTKGTGLGLAIAREYAQAHGGSLAVMPSEMGAHFRLILPLN
- a CDS encoding sigma 54-interacting transcriptional regulator, which gives rise to MSTLTPKVLVVDDDTDLLALLSMRLEAAGYTVETATSAEIALSKLDVSRPQLIITDMRMSGMDGMALFEQIHRAMPTLPVIILTAHGSIPDAVAATQQGVFGYLAKPFDSKILLTQVAQAIALSPQIEADSEHANAAWRSTIITQSAAMEDVLNKAHLVAMGDASVLIHGESGTGKELLAQAIHQASPRRRRPFVAINCAAIPEQLLESELFGHVKGAFTGAVRDHKGLFQAAEGGTLLLDEIGDMPALLQVKLLRVLQERQVRPVGATQPIPVDVRIISATHRDLHAEVAAGNFREDLYYRLHVVALTIPALAQRREDVPLLANHFAHTLADKYHKTINGYAPEAMALLVNAAWPGNVRQLMNVVEQCVVLSTTPLITTALVLDALHKTEDQLTSFEDARKQFERTYLVCVLKIAGGNVTQAAKLAQRNRTEFYKLLQRHNLDPSVFK
- a CDS encoding BON domain-containing protein — its product is MTKFQKMIAIGSVLVTAGASNVFAAAGSNADSIAQYDTNHDHKISVQEAMVRGMPIKAFEAADVNHDAYLSASELRGALAAQHKMQFAINDDAVTLKVKSALLQNALVRDLNVQVMTENGVVKLTGFVTHHDEFATAQIMTAGQIAANVVGVERVINNLEITG